TGGAGAACTTGCATGTCCCCATTGAGTTTCCTCCTCAAAGAACCAGCCTGCATCTAATATCCCAAGATCTTTTCTCCATTTTTCATTCCCTTTTAAATCGTAACAAACCATACCCTCAGATCCAAAAATCGCAACAACATACTCGCCATCAGTTGTTGGGGTTGAGTTTGCCTGAGTTCCCTTTGGATGTCTTTTAACTCTTGGTATTCCTTCATACGCTTTCTTTTCCCAAAGAATCTTTCCGCTTTTCTTGTCGATACAATACATTTTCCAAATATGAGATGAATTGTCCTTTGCAGGTTCAACATCACCATAAAGGCCTACTCGATATTCAGCAGTTGTATCGCTACTCAAAGCGGTAGAAAGAAAAACCTTGTCGTTCCAAATAATAGGGCAGGAATGGGCTAGCCCCGGGATGTATGTTTTCCACATTAAATTTGTCCCTTTGGTAGCATCAAAGTTCAAAGGAGGGAATTGTCCATCGGCTATTCCATTGGCTTGATTTCCTCTAAATGATGGCCAGTTTAAAGGTTTTACAACTTTACCCGTTAAATCTACAAACTCTTCCTTCTTAACAGATGTTTCAGTTTTCGGCTGATCAACAACTTTGAAAAATTGGGTAGTATTTCCTCCTTGATTTACTGTTAGGCTTATGGGGATATTTTGAACTATTTCAAACGAAACGGTAATTCCCGAAACATCAGTTAAAGTGTATTTATTTCCCTCTTGTAATGAAAGGGTATATTCTGGGCTACCATTAAAGCTAACAGTAAGATTTGATTCTTTGATATTGGTAACAATCCTGCTTTCATCTTTGCTTTTATATACCCCAATTAAAGATTTATTAATTTCCCCTTTTGATTCCTGTTTCTCAGGTAGTTTAGCACCGACTTGTGTTAGGGAAGCAATTATGCTCTCGTTTTTTGATGCAGTTGCAGAAACTAATGCCTTTGAGAGTGACGCATCACTAAGTTTTGTGATTTGTAGGATTTGTGAAACTATTTTGGAATTTCCATTTCTAATAGCTGTTAGCAAAGCATTATCTACGCCTGCTGCCCCTTTTTCAATTAGTAACTTAACGACTTCTGGAAGTTCGCCATAAACAGCATAGATTAAAGGTTCATCTGTGCTTATATCGGCACCATGATTAATCATGCTTTTAATAATTTCAACATTATTTTTGATAAGAGCCCATAGAAATGAAGAATATCCGTAAAATGAGTCCTTAATATTTGGATTGGCTCCTCTTTCAAGAAGGAGATTAACCACTTCAAGATTACCTTTATCGGTAGCAAACATTAATGCAGTGGCCCCATACGGAGTTTTGACATTTACATCGATGCCTTTATCGAGTAATTCTTTTAACGTTTTAGTGTCGTTATTCTTTGCTGCTTTCCAGAATATTTCATTCTGATCCTGCGCATAAAGGTTTGTCGTAAAAAGAAATACGAGAATTAGATTTAAGATGGTTTTTGGATTCATAAGCATTTTTTTATTAGTAATAGTGCCTTTTTTAAATATTTTTATCAAAAGTAGCTTTTTAGTAAATATAAGAATTTGATATTGTCTATTTTCTTTAAAAAGTTAATAAAGCAAAACATTTCCAAAATTTGCAGTAGGGTATTTTCATGCTTATTTGTATTATAATCAAAACGCAATAAATCAATTATAATAACTTAAAAAATATAGCCATGATTAACTACATCACTTACCGAAAAGTTAATGTGTCAAATAATGAGGTATTTATTCTAAAAGCAGTTGCTTTGAGCATGATAATAGCATTGATTTGTTTGCAATTAACCCTTTAACTCGATTGAACCCTTTGTTTTTGATGCAAAAAACCTGACCGGAGGAGTAACTGATAACAGGAAATTCTATTCAGCAAAAAATGATGTATTTTCCAAAAAAGAAGGAAATATGGTATTAAAAATTTCAACTATTCTATTTCTGTTCATCGGTGGTGCTATACCAACGAGAAACATGGCACAGACGTTTTCAAATCAAAGTTCACCTTTTGGGATAACTACGCTTTCCACAACAAGTAATACAATAAGTTTTGCAAATGAGGTTGGTGCTAAGTCAGTTCGACTAGCAGGTCCGCAGGCAATTGTATGGGATCGGGTAAAATCTCAAGGATGGAGTGAAAACGATAAAATAATAAATGATTTGTACAATAGCGGTTTTGAAATCTCAGTTGTTGTTCTTGGAGGAAACCCTGTTGCATCAGGAAATCTCGATGAATATTCAAAGTTCATAAGCGAGATGGCAGAACGATATAATGGTGACGGTATTAATGATGCTTCCGGAAGTCCTATAGTCACTTATTTTGAAATTGACAATGAACCTGATCTTTATGAGCCTAACGAAAATTCTGACTGGCACGGAAATTTAAGCGAGACAAAAGATTATGCCTTGGTGCTTAAAACTGCATACGAAGCCATTAAATCAACAAGCCCTAATGCAAAAGTTGCCATTGCGGGGGAAGCTTTTGCAGCACAAAACAGCAAGGTATATTATGATTCAATATTGACAGAACTTGATAAGCTAAAAACGAATGGAGATGATAGATATTTTGATGTATATAACTTTCACTATTACGGATTTTATTATGAATACCTTGCCAACCAGATAAGCGATGTAAAATCACTTTTATCAAAACATGGTTGTTCTAATGTCGAGATAATAGTTACTGAAACAGCAACATATTCAGGAACGTCAATGTTTGGAGGAATATCGAATAATATGCCTTATCAATCAGAAGAACAACAAGCAGAAAGCCTAGTCAAAAGATATGTTTACTCAAAAGCTAATGGAATAGATAAAATATATTGGTATATGCAACACGCCGAAAATGGGCTCTCTTCATCGAGTGGTAGCAAACTTCTTGCATATTATTCATTTAAGAAGATGACAGATATTCTTGAAGGAAGTGAATGGACTAACATTGTAAAAATCCGAGAGGATACGGTCAATAATATTTTCATCTACAAATTCACAAAGAATGGCAACCCGATTTATGCTGCATGGTGGGATTACTTTAATAGTATAGGATATAATTCAGGGGATAGTATGGTGGTAACTATCAGCGGACTTTCTTCAATTGCGGTAATGGTTATTCAGGCCGTTCCTAAATACACTTCGGGTATCAATATTACTGATTACAATGCGGCTTTTGTGAAAAATACTGAGAATGTTCAAAATAGCAGTGTAACATTTTACATCAAAGAAAAACCTGTCTTTGTAGAGGAATTAAATACAACTTCAATTGATGAAATGAAAGGTGGCAATTCGGTTAAAGTTTATCCCAATCCTTCTAACTCCACTATCAACTTGCAGCTGCCAGAAAACAATTGCCAAATAAAAATTTTTGATGTGATGGGAAATCTCGTCTTTGAAAAAACGTTACACTCTAAACAGGAAACCTTAACCTTGAACCTGCCAAAAGGCATGTATTTTTGCCAGATAATAAACGAACAAAAAATTATTTCAGTTAAAAAAATTATAATCCAATAAAAATGAAATTTTTTTTAACTACAATTTTTATCATTCTACTTTCAGCGAATCTAAGAAGCCAAAACACAAACGCAGATTCACCGTTTGGAATGGATCCTGCACAAATAGTTAAGACCGGTTATTTTCAGTCACATTTTGCTGATGCGCAAACGTTGGGTGTCAAGTGGAACAGGCCGTCTCGATTTCTTTTTTGGAGCGAAGTTCAACCTAACTTAAATACATCAACTCTCATTTTTGGCTTTTATGACACTTACTTTGGTGAAGTTCCAATTGGCATAAATATAGTTGCAAATGTTGCGCCAGCACCAAACCCGGTAACAAATTATACTCTACCAAATTCGTATCTACCGATCGATACAGTGAAGTATATAGCTTTTGTGAAAGCTGCTGTTGAACGATATGACGGAGATGGTGTAAATGATATGCCCCAATTGAGCAACCCCATTTTATATTGGCAGGTTGGTAACGAACCAAATTGCATAGTGAAACAAGATTTTGCAAAACTTCAGAAGATGACCTATAAAGCAATTAAAGAGGTTTGTCCACAATGCAAGATTCTTATAGGGGGGACTGCCCAGCCGATTCATTCGGGACAAGGATTTACTACAAACAAAGATGATTACATCACAGGATTCAGCAACACTTATAAACCTATACTGCAAGAGTTAAACGGTGGCGGATTTGATATTTTTGACTTTCATTGGTATGGAAATGCAACGGGTGACTACAAATTAATTCAACCGGTTTATGAACATCTGAAATTAATTTTAGATTCGTTTAATTTCAATAATATTCCGATTTGGATTACAGAAATGGGCTCTTACAGCGGTTTTCCTGCAAGTGAAGCAGGAACTCCGTATTCGTATCAAACTGAATTGCAACAAGCAAGTGATTACCTAAAGCGGTTCGTTTTTTCGCTATCGATAGGCGTTAAGAAAGTATTTCCCGCCTTTGGACTGATGGAAGGACTCACGAATACGGATGGATATTTTGACCATACAGGCTTTATCTATGACGGTGTTGGAAGTAATGATCTTGGGCTGGGTGAGAAAAAACTCTCATATTACACCTACAAAAAGATGGTTGAAATTTTGGAAGGAAGCAATTGGTCTAACATTGTAACTGTTCAGAATGATACTGTTAATAATGTTTTCGTCTACAAATTTACAAAGAATGGTAACCCGATTTATGTTGCATGGTGGGATTATTTTAGTAATAAAGGATATAATCCTGGTGATAGCATTAAAATAACAATTAATGGACTTTCATCAACTGCAAAAAAATCCATAACTCAAGCAATTCCTAATGATACTTCGGGGATAAGCATTACGAATTACAACACAGCTTTTAAAATTGATACTGTAAGTGTTCAAGGGAACAGCGTATCATTTTATCTTAAAGAAAGACCCCTTTTTGTGGAAGAATTAAATACAACTTCAGCTGATGAAACAAAAGGTGATAATGGGGTTAAAGTTTATCCCAATCCTTCAAACTCCACTTTCAACTTTCAGTTGCCCGAAAGCAATTGCCAAATAAAAATTTCTGATGTGATGGGAAATCTCATTTTTGAGAAAACTCTATCCTCTAAACAGGAAACCTTGAATCTGAATTTAACGGGAGGGATATATTTATATCAAATAAGAAATGAACAACAGGTAATTGGAAATGGGAAACTCATAATTCAATGACCTTTTGAATTCTAATGCTTTTTTCAATCCCCTGAAAAATATAAAATTCTTTATAGAGAATTTAAAATTGATGCCTCTAGTAAACTTGCAAATTCGTATTGCGTATGAAAACAGATCCTCTTAAATCGATGCAAAGACCTTATAATTAGAAAGAAGTATCTGTTCCATTTCCCTTTCCAATATTATAAACATGCTTTCTTACCCTCTGCGCCCAATCCCAGTGCGATAATGAAGAATCGAATTTTTGGTATGGAATAGGTTTACCAATCCTAAGACGGATTGTTTGATTTTGCTTCAAAAGCATTTCGCGGGGTAGTAGTATTAGCTCAAAGTTTAGTTTAATTCTCAACATCGTCCTGAATAAGCCAATAGAGTAGAAAAGACGTGAGTTTCGACCATAGAAATGTATGGGAACAATATCCCTTTTCTTGGAAATAGCTTTTGTCACCATGCTTTTTTGCCACTTGCAATCCTGTACCTTCCAGCTATAAACTCTCGAAACTTCGCCTGCAGGGAAGTGGGTGATTGGGGTATCGGAATCAAACACCTCTTCAAGTGCATTTATGTATTCCTTCGAGTTTTGTCCGAATGAGTTAACTGCTGCAATTACAGGTCTTAGATGTGGAATGTACATAAAAGCGTCATTCCCAATTGCTTTAAGCGTTCCGTATTTTTCTCCTATCGTATTGGTGAGAACAAGTCCGTCTATTATCCCAAAAGGATGATTTGCAACAAAAAAGCATCGTCCATTTTCAGGTAAATTCTCTTTCCCTTCAATTACTACAGTTAAATTGTAATCTTTAATTATGCTTGAAAGGAATTTTACTCCAATGCTTTCAGCATTCCTTGTTAAAATATCATTGATTTCTTCCTGTTTGGTAATTTTAATTAACAGCTTAACTACAAATTTTGGTAATTTTTTCAGAAGGCCGAAATTACTATTTTTTATAACACTTTCTAGATCTAAATACTTCATGTTTAGTTGGTTTTTAACATAGTTGGTTTTCGTTGCATTACTTATTTTTTCAAATATAATACTTCCAAAGAGATTTTATCAATAGTTGTAATTCAGTCCTGCCTCAAAATTACAACTAGGTGATTTATTAACAATTATCTATTTACCCCAAATAATGTATTATTTTTACAGGATAAATCATTTAACCAAGCCATTATTCATGAATATTTGTCGTTGGTTTTCTACTACTGCCCTATTATTTTCTGCTTCAACATGTATTGCTCAGGAAGTATATCAAGTTGAGGCAAAATCAGATACCCGTAAATTGGCCGATTCGCTTTTTAATAATGGTAGCTATCAACAAGCCACTCCTGTTTTTCAGGAGTTACGAGATAGATACCCTCAGGACACCTACTATAATTACGCTCTTGGAATTTGTATTCTAAATTCAACCCATAACGCAGAAGCTGCAATTCCATACCTTTCAAAAGCTTCTGCAGGAGAAACTCCTAGCAAAGTTTACTATTACCTTGCAGAAGCATATCGCAAAACGTACCGTTTTGATCAAGCCATAGATTATTATCGACGATTTACCATAAACGGAGGATCTAAGGATATTAAAACAAGTGAAATTGAAAGGACAGTGAATCTTTGCGAGAATGGTAATTCACTCTTAAAATACATCTATTCACCTCAAATTATTGATAAAAAAAGAGTTTCAATAAAAGATTTTTACACCTATTACTCATTGGGTTCTGTCGCAGGTTCTTTTATTAATAAACCAGATGATTTAAAAACCCCTGTAGATCAAAAACAAAACGATAACTCAATAATCTTTTACCCCAAAAATTCCAAGTCGGGTGACTATATTTATTACTCAAGTTTTGGAAAAAGCACAATTTACGGGAGGGATATCTACCGTATAAAACGATTAGAGGATGGGTATTGGAGTAAACCTGAAAATCTTGGTGAAGTAATTAATACCCCCGAGGATGAGGATTATCCATATATGTCCTCCGATGGTGTAACCTTATATTTTGCGTCAAAAGGTCATTATAGTATGGGTGGATACGATATTTACCGTAGCGTATTTGATGTAAATGCAAAAAAATGGAGCACCCCCGAAAATATTGGATTTCCGTTCACCTCCCCTTATGATGATTACCTGTATCTTACTGATGAAAATGATAGTTTGGCTTGCTTTTCAACAAACCGAAGTTGTGAAGGCGATAGCGTTGATGTTGTAATGTATAAAGTCGAAAATAACCCAATTCGAAGATCTTTCACATCTGTTGAAGAGGTTCATGGCATTGCAATGCTGAAAACCAAAAAGGATAAAGTGGTTAAAAACATTAATATTGAAAATGAACCTCAGGATAGGGAGAAACTCCCGATATTAGTCAACAAACCTAAGTCAAAAACAGCCTCATTTAATGCTGTTGAAAATGACCCAGAATATATTCGTGTGATTACAAATGGCTTCAGTAAGCAGAAAGAGACCGATTCATTAAGGATTAGGCTAGAAAAACTACGAGGAAGATTCGACTATATTACTACTGCTGAAGAGCGAAAGTCCCTTGAATCGAAAGTTGTAAAGGTTGAGAATGCTTTACTCTCAGCTCAAGGCGAAGCTGATAAGATGTTTGCCCGTGCCAGCGAAATAGAACAGGAGTACCTTACAGGGAAGAGAAAACCAGAAGGAAAAATTAATACCTCATTTACAACAGATAACCCTGATTACCTCTATCAGGCACAATTTGCTCCAACAGTATTTCGTAGCGATGAGATTAACAAACTTGCTCAGATTGAAAAATTACAAAATCAGATAAATGCTGCAAGAGAAGAGGTTGTTACCGCCAAGGCAAAGTATGATGGATGCGTTTCCTATTCATCAAAAGATTGCAAGGCATTGAATGTTGAGATGTCTAAAAAAATGAATACCTATAATGGCTTAATAGTCAAATGGGTTGAAGTGAAATATAAAATCTATTCCGATTGTGTATTGGTTGCAATAGTTAAAAGCGGGAATAACAATAGCGAGGAGGCAAAAGCAGAAATCGATAGAGCAAACTCGCATTTTAGGGCGGCATTGGCAATTAAGAACAACCTTAGCGATGAGGGAAGAACCGAAAGTCTTTACGAATCATCTCTTTTAAATGAGTTGGGGATTATAAGACTTGAGATTGCTTTTGCTAGAACATGGGGGATGAACCTTTTTGAGCAACAGGCTACTAGTAAGGCCATTAGACTTGAAAAAATAGCTTTTGGAAATCCATTAGTACCAGTGATAAATAAGACCAATAAAGAGGAGATAGACGTAAAAGTTGAAGTAAAGCAAGATATTGGGATTACTAAAGTTGAACCTACCAAAACCGATAGTGAACCAATTCTTATTAAGAAGGATGAGCCAATTACATTTCAGGTGGTAGATCAAACCCCGTATGATGCTCAAAACCCAATACCGGTTAATGAATCATACCCAACAGGGGTAATCTATAAAATTCAACTTGGTGCGTACAGCAAACCCTTGGAAATAGTCTCTTTTAAAGGAATGATTCCTGTATCTATTGAAAAGGTGAATGGTACAAAGGTTTCAAAGTATTTTGTTGGGAAATTCTTTAAACTTACGGATGCAGAAAAATCGCTTCCAATTGTTCGGTCGAAAGGCTTTAAGGATGCATTTATTGTTGCTTGGCTTAATGGTAAATTGCTTCCATTAACAAGAGCCCAAACCATGGAGAGCAATCAAACAGAAGAGGTAAGACTTAAACCTAAAAATCAAAACAACTCAGATTCAACATCAATTATAGGAAAAATCTATATTGTTCAAATAGGTAAATATTCAAATAAATTGCCCGATGATATCTACCAAACAGTAAAAGCAATGACTTCCGGGAAGGATATTGTTCGTAAATCCAATGAACAGGGACAAATGGTTTATTCTATTGGAAATTACGCTACTTTGGAAGAGGCAACCAGAA
This window of the Bacteroidales bacterium genome carries:
- a CDS encoding glycerol acyltransferase; protein product: MKYLDLESVIKNSNFGLLKKLPKFVVKLLIKITKQEEINDILTRNAESIGVKFLSSIIKDYNLTVVIEGKENLPENGRCFFVANHPFGIIDGLVLTNTIGEKYGTLKAIGNDAFMYIPHLRPVIAAVNSFGQNSKEYINALEEVFDSDTPITHFPAGEVSRVYSWKVQDCKWQKSMVTKAISKKRDIVPIHFYGRNSRLFYSIGLFRTMLRIKLNFELILLPREMLLKQNQTIRLRIGKPIPYQKFDSSLSHWDWAQRVRKHVYNIGKGNGTDTSF
- a CDS encoding T9SS type A sorting domain-containing protein yields the protein MVLKISTILFLFIGGAIPTRNMAQTFSNQSSPFGITTLSTTSNTISFANEVGAKSVRLAGPQAIVWDRVKSQGWSENDKIINDLYNSGFEISVVVLGGNPVASGNLDEYSKFISEMAERYNGDGINDASGSPIVTYFEIDNEPDLYEPNENSDWHGNLSETKDYALVLKTAYEAIKSTSPNAKVAIAGEAFAAQNSKVYYDSILTELDKLKTNGDDRYFDVYNFHYYGFYYEYLANQISDVKSLLSKHGCSNVEIIVTETATYSGTSMFGGISNNMPYQSEEQQAESLVKRYVYSKANGIDKIYWYMQHAENGLSSSSGSKLLAYYSFKKMTDILEGSEWTNIVKIREDTVNNIFIYKFTKNGNPIYAAWWDYFNSIGYNSGDSMVVTISGLSSIAVMVIQAVPKYTSGINITDYNAAFVKNTENVQNSSVTFYIKEKPVFVEELNTTSIDEMKGGNSVKVYPNPSNSTINLQLPENNCQIKIFDVMGNLVFEKTLHSKQETLTLNLPKGMYFCQIINEQKIISVKKIIIQ
- a CDS encoding PQQ-binding-like beta-propeller repeat protein, with translation MNPKTILNLILVFLFTTNLYAQDQNEIFWKAAKNNDTKTLKELLDKGIDVNVKTPYGATALMFATDKGNLEVVNLLLERGANPNIKDSFYGYSSFLWALIKNNVEIIKSMINHGADISTDEPLIYAVYGELPEVVKLLIEKGAAGVDNALLTAIRNGNSKIVSQILQITKLSDASLSKALVSATASKNESIIASLTQVGAKLPEKQESKGEINKSLIGVYKSKDESRIVTNIKESNLTVSFNGSPEYTLSLQEGNKYTLTDVSGITVSFEIVQNIPISLTVNQGGNTTQFFKVVDQPKTETSVKKEEFVDLTGKVVKPLNWPSFRGNQANGIADGQFPPLNFDATKGTNLMWKTYIPGLAHSCPIIWNDKVFLSTALSSDTTAEYRVGLYGDVEPAKDNSSHIWKMYCIDKKSGKILWEKKAYEGIPRVKRHPKGTQANSTPTTDGEYVVAIFGSEGMVCYDLKGNEKWRKDLGILDAGWFFEEETQWGHASSPIIYGSTVIVQCDRSKESFIAAYDLETGNEVWKTKREEISSWGTPTIYQGATRDELITNSSKFIRGYNPKTGEELWRLSPNSEVTVGTPISHNDLIFVTGGYPPVQPIYAIKPGGSGNISIADSLNSGQFIQWRTKRGGTYMPTPIAYNGYLYTLGNNGALTCYDANTGEKKYKETLKDGQAFTASPVAADGKLYFTSEEKGIIVVKAGPEFEQITINPIGEICMATPAISDGLIFVRGQHHLFCFERK
- a CDS encoding T9SS type A sorting domain-containing protein yields the protein MKFFLTTIFIILLSANLRSQNTNADSPFGMDPAQIVKTGYFQSHFADAQTLGVKWNRPSRFLFWSEVQPNLNTSTLIFGFYDTYFGEVPIGINIVANVAPAPNPVTNYTLPNSYLPIDTVKYIAFVKAAVERYDGDGVNDMPQLSNPILYWQVGNEPNCIVKQDFAKLQKMTYKAIKEVCPQCKILIGGTAQPIHSGQGFTTNKDDYITGFSNTYKPILQELNGGGFDIFDFHWYGNATGDYKLIQPVYEHLKLILDSFNFNNIPIWITEMGSYSGFPASEAGTPYSYQTELQQASDYLKRFVFSLSIGVKKVFPAFGLMEGLTNTDGYFDHTGFIYDGVGSNDLGLGEKKLSYYTYKKMVEILEGSNWSNIVTVQNDTVNNVFVYKFTKNGNPIYVAWWDYFSNKGYNPGDSIKITINGLSSTAKKSITQAIPNDTSGISITNYNTAFKIDTVSVQGNSVSFYLKERPLFVEELNTTSADETKGDNGVKVYPNPSNSTFNFQLPESNCQIKISDVMGNLIFEKTLSSKQETLNLNLTGGIYLYQIRNEQQVIGNGKLIIQ
- a CDS encoding tetratricopeptide repeat protein, which gives rise to MNICRWFSTTALLFSASTCIAQEVYQVEAKSDTRKLADSLFNNGSYQQATPVFQELRDRYPQDTYYNYALGICILNSTHNAEAAIPYLSKASAGETPSKVYYYLAEAYRKTYRFDQAIDYYRRFTINGGSKDIKTSEIERTVNLCENGNSLLKYIYSPQIIDKKRVSIKDFYTYYSLGSVAGSFINKPDDLKTPVDQKQNDNSIIFYPKNSKSGDYIYYSSFGKSTIYGRDIYRIKRLEDGYWSKPENLGEVINTPEDEDYPYMSSDGVTLYFASKGHYSMGGYDIYRSVFDVNAKKWSTPENIGFPFTSPYDDYLYLTDENDSLACFSTNRSCEGDSVDVVMYKVENNPIRRSFTSVEEVHGIAMLKTKKDKVVKNINIENEPQDREKLPILVNKPKSKTASFNAVENDPEYIRVITNGFSKQKETDSLRIRLEKLRGRFDYITTAEERKSLESKVVKVENALLSAQGEADKMFARASEIEQEYLTGKRKPEGKINTSFTTDNPDYLYQAQFAPTVFRSDEINKLAQIEKLQNQINAAREEVVTAKAKYDGCVSYSSKDCKALNVEMSKKMNTYNGLIVKWVEVKYKIYSDCVLVAIVKSGNNNSEEAKAEIDRANSHFRAALAIKNNLSDEGRTESLYESSLLNELGIIRLEIAFARTWGMNLFEQQATSKAIRLEKIAFGNPLVPVINKTNKEEIDVKVEVKQDIGITKVEPTKTDSEPILIKKDEPITFQVVDQTPYDAQNPIPVNESYPTGVIYKIQLGAYSKPLEIVSFKGMIPVSIEKVNGTKVSKYFVGKFFKLTDAEKSLPIVRSKGFKDAFIVAWLNGKLLPLTRAQTMESNQTEEVRLKPKNQNNSDSTSIIGKIYIVQIGKYSNKLPDDIYQTVKAMTSGKDIVRKSNEQGQMVYSIGNYATLEEATRIKDNLIASGISSAIVICIEIEKK